In a genomic window of Polycladomyces abyssicola:
- a CDS encoding alpha/beta fold hydrolase: MSGRIELNGVSLYVQSVGEGPTVVLLHGMPLDHRMWDETVRVLHRRYRVIRYDLRGAGRSGDGEGRFEHHDDLRALLEALEVDRASIVGISVGGKIAIDYALRYPDTVRSLVLINPGVSGYRWSDAFLANEREIQRLRKEGRLEQALERFLQTWVEGPFRKQSKVVPSVRRYVRQTVLDYWKRESKGMPHFPPAVDRLSEISVPTLVMRGDRDWEEIQTLAQRIASAIPQAELITMAGTGHLPPLEQPDSFHAHLLRFLERHAQS, encoded by the coding sequence ATGTCCGGCCGAATCGAATTGAACGGTGTTTCGTTGTATGTTCAATCGGTCGGGGAAGGACCGACCGTCGTGTTATTGCACGGCATGCCGTTGGATCATCGCATGTGGGATGAAACCGTCAGGGTGTTGCATCGTCGCTATCGCGTCATCCGTTACGACTTGCGCGGCGCAGGGCGTTCAGGAGACGGCGAAGGCCGGTTCGAGCATCACGACGACTTACGCGCACTTCTCGAGGCATTGGAAGTGGATCGCGCATCCATCGTCGGTATCTCGGTCGGCGGCAAAATCGCGATCGATTACGCCTTGCGATATCCGGATACGGTACGGAGCCTGGTGCTGATCAACCCGGGGGTGAGCGGCTATCGTTGGTCGGACGCGTTTCTCGCCAACGAGAGGGAAATCCAGCGGCTTCGTAAAGAAGGACGGTTGGAACAAGCGTTGGAACGGTTTTTACAAACTTGGGTGGAAGGTCCCTTTCGCAAGCAGTCGAAAGTGGTTCCTTCAGTTCGACGATACGTGCGACAAACCGTATTGGATTACTGGAAACGCGAAAGCAAAGGGATGCCGCATTTCCCACCCGCTGTCGACCGCTTGTCCGAAATAAGCGTACCCACGCTGGTGATGCGGGGAGATCGGGATTGGGAGGAAATCCAAACGCTTGCCCAACGGATTGCATCCGCCATTCCGCAAGCGGAGTTGATCACGATGGCGGGGACGGGACATCTCCCGCCTTTGGAACAACCGGATTCGTTTCACGCTCATCTGCTCCGTTTTTTGGAACGGCACGCACAGAGTTGA
- a CDS encoding TatD family hydrolase: MEKGMSLIDTHVHLDQFPDEEVPEFIERARRAGVNHVVAVASGADSCLRLLEWKQRFPDGLTVAFGVHPERETDDAEVETVVRLIRRHREEISAIGEVGLPYYTLPEPQRKQPPSPDAIARLSRFLSLAAELDLPVVLHAVHEAAEPVRQLLRRHGVKQAVFHWLKAPADVLHRIVDDGYLISVTPDVLRRERDRELARQVPLSQLLLETDAPWEYEGKRAEPAWVKEVAEEVARVKGVTVRQVCQQTTENARRLFSIDGSMTTGW, translated from the coding sequence ATGGAGAAGGGAATGTCGCTGATTGACACCCATGTTCATCTCGATCAATTCCCTGACGAAGAAGTACCGGAATTCATCGAGCGGGCCCGGCGAGCGGGGGTGAACCATGTAGTGGCCGTGGCGTCGGGGGCAGACTCATGCCTCCGTTTGTTAGAGTGGAAACAACGGTTTCCGGATGGGCTCACCGTTGCTTTCGGCGTCCACCCGGAGCGGGAGACGGATGATGCGGAAGTGGAAACGGTGGTCAGGTTGATCCGAAGACATCGTGAGGAGATCAGTGCCATTGGAGAAGTGGGATTGCCCTATTACACCCTGCCGGAACCGCAGAGAAAACAACCGCCCTCTCCCGATGCGATTGCCCGGTTGTCCCGTTTTCTTTCGTTGGCGGCAGAGCTCGATTTGCCGGTGGTGCTGCATGCCGTCCACGAAGCGGCGGAACCAGTCCGACAGCTATTGCGCCGACATGGGGTAAAACAGGCGGTGTTTCACTGGCTCAAAGCGCCCGCTGATGTGTTGCACCGCATCGTGGATGATGGTTATCTCATCTCGGTGACGCCAGATGTGCTTCGCAGGGAACGGGACCGTGAGTTGGCCCGTCAAGTGCCTTTGTCCCAGCTGTTATTGGAGACGGATGCACCGTGGGAATACGAGGGAAAAAGAGCGGAGCCGGCGTGGGTGAAGGAAGTGGCGGAGGAAGTGGCCAGGGTGAAGGGTGTGACGGTTCGGCAAGTGTGCCAGCAAACGACGGAGAATGCACGTCGTCTGTTCAGCATCGACGGATCAATGACGACGGGGTGGTAA
- the cmpA gene encoding cortex morphogenetic protein CmpA encodes MPKWLRNQLMRAFYGKDRKQIRFLNACWFTYREKEQGSLPPRRH; translated from the coding sequence ATGCCCAAATGGTTGCGCAACCAGCTGATGCGCGCGTTTTACGGGAAAGACCGCAAGCAGATCCGGTTTCTTAACGCGTGTTGGTTCACGTACCGAGAAAAGGAACAGGGTTCTTTACCACCCCGTCGTCATTGA